One Algoriphagus sp. Y33 genomic window, AAAACTGAAATTCTTTCTAATATCTATGCGGATTTTGATTTTGCAAGTGAAAACTTACCGGTGTCCTATGGTGCATCTGAAACCCAAAGAGCTTCAAAAGGTGCTGCATATGCAATGAAAGCAAGGATAGCCATGTTTTATGAAGATTGGGAAGTTTCAGCTGCAGCTGCAAAAGCATGCATGGACCTGGGTAACTATGAGCTATATCCAAATTACGGAGAGCTTTTTCTGACAAGAACCAAACATACTAAAGAGGAGGTGTTTGCAATACCCCGATCGGAGGATTTAGGTGTATTTATTCCTTATGGGCATAGGTATGTGGTTAGGAATGCAGGGGGGACATCAGAATTTACTCCTACCTATGATTTGTTCTTTTCATATCTATGTACAGATGGTTTTCCTGTTGACGAGTCTCCATTGTTTGATCCAAGAGATCCCTTTAAAAATAGAGATCCTAGATGCAATATGTCCATAGTGCCTCATGGAACCGCTCATCTTGGTTTTATCTACCAACCACATCCTGATTCACTGCAAACTCTGAATCTTAATACTGGCAAGTTTCAGATTAATAATGATAATCGAGTCAATACGCAATTCGCTTCCTACGTAGGCCTTGTCACTAAAAAAGGGATAGATGAGGATTTACTAGACAGAAGATATGATCCGACATTTATGATAGTCAGATATGCAGATGTATTACTCATGTATGCTGAATCCAAAATAGAGTTGAATCAAATTGATGAGTCCGTTATAGAAGCTATGAATTCTGTTAGAGCAAGAGCGTACAAGGTAGGGGTATCTGAAACAGACAATTATCCGGCAATTCAATTTTCAAGTCAAGCTCAATTGAGAAAAGAATTGCGCATGGAGAGGAGAATGGAATTGGCTTTTGAAGGATTGAGATATACCGATTTAGTTAGATGGAGGCTCGCAGAAAAAGTTTTGACTAAGAGAAATTATGGGATGTTAGATCCTGATGAGCTAAAAGAAAAGATTGTTAATGCTGGCTTGTGGTTTTTCCCAGGTATACCTGAAATAGATGAGGACGGAGCTCCGGATTTAGATCCATTTTTTAATGATGGGCTGGTAAAAGTTTTGGCCAATCGAAGTTTTGACAAGTCTAAGAACTATTTATGGCCTATCCCCTCAAGTGAGATTTTAATCAATGAGAATTTAGTTCAAAATCCTAATTACTAAACCTATAATGTAATAGGGCCCATGGGCTGTATACCAATTACATATCATGGGTTCACAAAATCGTTATTCCATGAATAAACTAAAATTTGTTTACGCGTTTTGTATAGTTGTTCTCTCTCTTTGCGCCTCCTGTAATCAGAAGATTTCCGAAAACAATGGTGATATTGAAGCTGATGTATGTATTTATGGGGCCACTCCTGCAGGGATAGCCGCGGCAATTTCTGCTTCAAAATCAAATAAGGCCGTGGTACTTATTGAACCTACAATCCGAATTGGTGGTATGGTGACCAATGGATTGTCGCACACAGATTTTCATTCCTTTGAAGCTCTATCTGGTACTTTCCTTGATTTTACACAGCGCGTTGAGAAATACTACTCAGAGCAATATGGGGCAAATTCACAGCAGGTAAAAGATTCCTTTGGAGGGACTTTTGGTGAGCCCAAAGTCAACCTCTTGATATTTCAGGAGATGTTGGATGAGTATCCGAATATTAAAGTAATAAAAGACGCAAGCCTTAGTGACGTTCAGATTTTGAATTCAAGAATTCTAAGTGCGGAATTCAAGACAAAAGGTAAAAGCCTGGTGCTACTCGCTGATATCTTTATTGATGCAACCTATGAAGGTGATTTGATGGCGATGTCTGGAGTATCCTATACAGTAGGGCGGGAAGGAAAGGATGCCTACAATGAATCTTTGGCGCCTGATACTACTGATAACCAATTGCAGGCGTATAATTTCAGGTTCTGTGCCACTAAAGATCCTGATAACCGCGTGGAAGTCAAGAAACCTCTGGGGTACGATAGAAATGACTTTGTCGAAGTCTTATCCATTTTAGAAACTGGAATATTGGACAAGGTATTTGGTTACCCACCTGATAAAGCAATATACAAAGCACATTTACCAGTTAACCCTAACAATAAATTTGACATAAACGACATGTCGAAAGGGATAGTGAGGTTATCACTTCCCGGCAAAAATCTAGGATGGCCAGATGGATCTCCAGAACAGAGAATAGAGATTTTTGATGATCATCTTTATCATAATGTAGGCCTCCTTTATTTTTTACAAAATGATTCCGAAGTCCCAGAAAAATACCGATCTGATGCGAAAAATTGGGGCTGGTGTAAAGATGAATTCATTGAAAATGATCATTTGCCTTTACAGTTATATGTGAGAGAAGCAAGAAGGATGATTGGTCAGCATATCTATGTTCAGCAGGATAGCGAGCCGGTAGGGGAGGATTCAAGAGCTGTATATCATAAAAGCTCTATAGCTATGGGAGATTATGGGAATAACTGCCATGGCACTCATCATGTGGGACCATTAATAGGTGGGATGCATGAGGGTGAGTTCTACAATCCCGTACCGCCGTACCAGATTCCTTATGGAGTCCTTTTGCCTATTGAAATACATAATCTAATCGTACCAGTAGCAATTTCATCTTCGCATGTTGGATTTTGTGCGCTAAGACTTGAGCCTATATGGACATCACTTGGTCAAGCGGCTGGATTTGCAGCAGCTTTAGCTATTGATTCTAATAAGAATCCTGATGATATCGAAGTTAAAGTTTTGCAAAAAAAGCTGCATGAGGATGGCTCTGCCACCATTTATGTTGGAGATGTTTTACCTGGTGATCCGGATTTTGAAGCTGTACAATGGTGGGGGGCACAGGGAGGTTTACATCAGCTTAATACCACGTCCAAACCTGGACAACGGGGTAAAAATATAGTTGGGCAGTATTATGAAGTAGCCCCTTTGCATGATGCCAATCTTGATAAAATCCTGGAGCCAGATACGAAGGATCGTTGGTTTGCAATTTGCAAAAATATGGGTGTTCAGGATGAGGATTTAAATATTCTTCAACACGTGGAAACAAGAGGTGACTTTATCCGTGAAGCTTATAATTTAATCCATTTTAGGTAGTTGTTTATATAGTGTTAAATATTAATGTTTAAGTACCATGTCATGAATATAAAAATATCTATTTTGTTTTCTTTTTATATATTATTTATAGGTAATCCGAAACAAAAGATTTTCCTTATTGGAGATAGTATTTCTGTACATTATACTCCCTATTTAAAAAAAAATCTGGATAATGAATTTGAGTTTGGAAGGAAAGAGGATAATGGATTGGCAGAGGAAAACTTGGATGTACCTCAAGGTGCAAATGGGGGCAATTCTAGTATGGTTTTGGAATATTTAAAATCCAAATTGAAAAATGAGAAATTTAGACCTGATTACCTGTTGTTAAATGCTGGTCTACATGATATTAAAAGGAATCCTGTCTCAAACCAAATTGCAATAAAACAAGAAAAATACAAGTCGAATTTGGTTGAGATCTTTGATTTGTTGGAAGAAAATGAGATTAAACCAATATGGATTAAAACAACACCAGTCGTTGATTCAATTCATAATAAAATAGGAATGGCATTTTTTAGGTTTTCAGAGGATGTAGATGTGTATAATCGTATTGCTGATAGTTTATGTATTAGTAGGAATATTCCGATTATAGATTTGTTTGGGTTTTCTAAAAAATTGGGCTATGGTGAATATGTTGATCATGTTCATTTTTCTGAGGAAGCTAGGGAGTTGCAAGCTGGTTTCATAGCGGGGTTTTTAAATGGTTATATGCAATAATCTATATATAAAGATTGAAGTGGGGATATTGTATAAATAATAAGATTAATGTTTTGTTTAAGTTATAATAATTAAAAGTAAATCAATTATGAAAGAAGTGAGTAGACGAAAATTTATTGCTACTTCAGGTGTTGCTGCTGTAGGAATGTTTTTAGCGCATCCAGTTTTGTCTGAAATAATAAGAGAAAAAGGTAAACTCAGGGTGACTTTGGTTGGGACTGGAGTCAGAGGGATTACATTTTGGGGTAAAAAGCTGCAGGATAATTACAGTGAAATCTTAGAATTTGTGGGATTATGCGATACCAATCCAGGAAGATTAAGCTTTG contains:
- a CDS encoding RagB/SusD family nutrient uptake outer membrane protein, which gives rise to MKNSLIILLIICLWSCSDLDLNPLSEGSSENWYSNDTEITMALNDLYRDDFWILLEQYENPDFFSDDMFSRFNLTPITSGQINGETGFVGLIWRNTYKAIARANTVINSLEEGRAGVVEERLVKYLAEARFLRACMYSRLIQYFGDVPYYEGVLDIDEAFTLSRTPKTEILSNIYADFDFASENLPVSYGASETQRASKGAAYAMKARIAMFYEDWEVSAAAAKACMDLGNYELYPNYGELFLTRTKHTKEEVFAIPRSEDLGVFIPYGHRYVVRNAGGTSEFTPTYDLFFSYLCTDGFPVDESPLFDPRDPFKNRDPRCNMSIVPHGTAHLGFIYQPHPDSLQTLNLNTGKFQINNDNRVNTQFASYVGLVTKKGIDEDLLDRRYDPTFMIVRYADVLLMYAESKIELNQIDESVIEAMNSVRARAYKVGVSETDNYPAIQFSSQAQLRKELRMERRMELAFEGLRYTDLVRWRLAEKVLTKRNYGMLDPDELKEKIVNAGLWFFPGIPEIDEDGAPDLDPFFNDGLVKVLANRSFDKSKNYLWPIPSSEILINENLVQNPNY
- a CDS encoding FAD-dependent oxidoreductase, which gives rise to MNKLKFVYAFCIVVLSLCASCNQKISENNGDIEADVCIYGATPAGIAAAISASKSNKAVVLIEPTIRIGGMVTNGLSHTDFHSFEALSGTFLDFTQRVEKYYSEQYGANSQQVKDSFGGTFGEPKVNLLIFQEMLDEYPNIKVIKDASLSDVQILNSRILSAEFKTKGKSLVLLADIFIDATYEGDLMAMSGVSYTVGREGKDAYNESLAPDTTDNQLQAYNFRFCATKDPDNRVEVKKPLGYDRNDFVEVLSILETGILDKVFGYPPDKAIYKAHLPVNPNNKFDINDMSKGIVRLSLPGKNLGWPDGSPEQRIEIFDDHLYHNVGLLYFLQNDSEVPEKYRSDAKNWGWCKDEFIENDHLPLQLYVREARRMIGQHIYVQQDSEPVGEDSRAVYHKSSIAMGDYGNNCHGTHHVGPLIGGMHEGEFYNPVPPYQIPYGVLLPIEIHNLIVPVAISSSHVGFCALRLEPIWTSLGQAAGFAAALAIDSNKNPDDIEVKVLQKKLHEDGSATIYVGDVLPGDPDFEAVQWWGAQGGLHQLNTTSKPGQRGKNIVGQYYEVAPLHDANLDKILEPDTKDRWFAICKNMGVQDEDLNILQHVETRGDFIREAYNLIHFR
- a CDS encoding SGNH/GDSL hydrolase family protein, whose translation is MNIKISILFSFYILFIGNPKQKIFLIGDSISVHYTPYLKKNLDNEFEFGRKEDNGLAEENLDVPQGANGGNSSMVLEYLKSKLKNEKFRPDYLLLNAGLHDIKRNPVSNQIAIKQEKYKSNLVEIFDLLEENEIKPIWIKTTPVVDSIHNKIGMAFFRFSEDVDVYNRIADSLCISRNIPIIDLFGFSKKLGYGEYVDHVHFSEEARELQAGFIAGFLNGYMQ